One stretch of Halococcus hamelinensis 100A6 DNA includes these proteins:
- a CDS encoding VOC family protein encodes MTSYDSKVAKLGHIAVHTPDLDESLWFFEEVMGFKLTERVGGTAYLRGMRDWEHHTLSVTESGRTGIDHIAFRTTTPEAVGELAEQFEVNGADVRRVAAGDERGQGSAVRVERFGHEYEFYYDVEKPKAPKELRSKLRNRNYSEATANRIAPRRIDHCHVQDGVSAEHAAWLAEELGFNVNEQYRESDGELWGWWLSVTPLPHDIAIHRLPTGTDPNLHHVSYHVDSREDLWECADILAEYGMEPEAGPGKHAITRADFLYVSDPASELCIELFAGPGYLNFEPDWEPIEWHEDELGPATSHQWVGEGPDWYGVGIPYVD; translated from the coding sequence ATGACGTCCTACGACTCGAAGGTCGCCAAACTCGGCCACATCGCGGTCCACACCCCGGACCTCGACGAATCACTCTGGTTCTTCGAGGAGGTAATGGGGTTCAAACTCACCGAGCGGGTCGGCGGCACGGCGTACCTCCGCGGGATGCGCGACTGGGAACACCACACCCTGAGCGTCACCGAGTCCGGGCGGACGGGCATCGACCACATCGCGTTCCGAACCACCACGCCCGAGGCGGTCGGTGAGCTCGCCGAGCAGTTCGAGGTCAACGGGGCCGACGTGCGACGGGTGGCGGCGGGCGACGAGCGGGGGCAGGGGTCGGCGGTCCGCGTCGAGCGCTTCGGCCACGAGTACGAGTTCTACTACGACGTCGAGAAGCCGAAGGCCCCGAAGGAGCTCCGCTCGAAGCTCCGGAACCGGAACTACAGTGAGGCGACCGCCAACCGGATCGCGCCGCGGCGCATCGACCACTGTCACGTACAGGACGGGGTTTCGGCCGAACACGCCGCGTGGCTCGCCGAGGAACTCGGGTTCAACGTCAACGAGCAGTATCGCGAGAGCGACGGGGAGCTGTGGGGCTGGTGGCTCTCGGTGACGCCGCTCCCCCACGACATCGCCATCCATCGGCTCCCGACCGGAACCGACCCGAACCTCCATCACGTCTCCTACCACGTCGACTCGCGCGAGGACCTCTGGGAGTGTGCCGACATCCTCGCCGAGTACGGGATGGAACCCGAAGCCGGACCGGGAAAACACGCGATCACGCGCGCGGACTTCCTCTACGTCAGCGACCCGGCGAGCGAGCTCTGTATCGAGCTGTTCGCGGGACCTGGCTATCTCAACTTCGAACCCGACTGGGAGCCGATCGAGTGGCACGAGGACGAACTCGGGCCGGCGACCAGCCACCAGTGGGTCGGCGAGGGGCCGGACTGGTACGGCGTCGGTATCCCGTACGTCGACTGA